In Burkholderiales bacterium, the genomic stretch ACGATGGCCACAGCACGATATAGTGGCAAGGCGCCAGAACTTTCGCGTCTGCCGTCAGGTAACGCCGTTGATACGATTCGTAATCGATCAGATATTTTTTGTTCACGACCTTGACGATCTCGCAGCGCGGCGCCTGACCGATTTCTCGATCACCGGCCATCGCCGGATCGTGCCGCCTCTGAACCGCGTCCACTGAGTGTCTTTCCTTGTTCATGGTTGCCGTAGTTTCAACCATCGAGGAGACTTGATGCTGCAACAACGCTAAGGGGGCGTCTGTCCGCTACCGTACAAAAACGATAATGTCTGTGCGGTATCACACAAAGCGAGAAAAATTTGCCCCTTCTCTGTTTAACGTGTACCGTACTACCCCCTCCCGCGACCGCCCGTTTCGGGATTCACGAGGTTTCGGTCAAGTTTTGCACTTGCTCGATTATTCCTTCCGGCGGCTAACCGCAAGCAAAGGAGAACCAAGCAGTGATTGCGAAACCTCGCGGCGCACGGGCCAACCGCCTGCTCGCGCAACTCCCCGATGAAGCGTTCGAGCGCCTGCAAGCCCACTTTGAACCGCACGCGTTCGCGCTCGGCGACATCGTTTACGAAGCCGGCCAGCTTGTGGACTATCTGTATTTCCCGACCACCGCCATCATTTCACTGCTCCACACCATGCGAGACGGAGATACGGTTGAAATGGCCGTCGTCGGCTACGAGGGAGCCGCGGGCGTCGCGTCGTTCATGGGCGGTAAAAGCATGCCCTACCGCCTGATCGTGCAGGGCGGAGGCGAGAGCTTCCGCATCAGGAATGGTCCGGTGAAAAGCGAGTTCGAGCGCGGCGGCGCCTTTCACCACGGGCTGCTGCGCTATACGCAGGCGCTGATTATCCAGATCGCGCAGACCGCGGTATGCAACCGCCATCACACTCTCGAGCAGCAGCTTTGCCGCTGGCTGCTGTTGACCGACGATCGGACGCCCGGCGCCAAACAGATCACGATGACCCATGAGATGATCGCCCAGATGCTGGGCGTACGCCGCGCCGGCGTTACCGCGGCCGCGAAACACCTCTCTGACCTGAAACTGATTAGCTATACGCGCGGCCACATCATGTTCATCGATCGGGCCGGCATCGAGAAGCGGGTTTGCGAGTGCTATCAGATAGTCAAGCTGGAATATGCGCGGTTGCTGGGTTGACGGGCTTCGCTCATGTCGTTCCGAGGCTGCCTTTCCCCGACTTTATAAAGGGTAGCGGAGTTTCAACTTGTCAAACCCCCAATCTCCGTTTCAAAGGGAGAACGAAGCGAGTGGGTATGGTCGATTTCGCCGCCCTTGCCGCATTCTTACCAGTCATAACGCATTCATCTGTTTGACGCATCACACTAGCTTGCAGTTGTTCCTGTCCCGAGCCCGGTCGGCTGCCTCCTTCATTCGGATCAGCGATGCAACCCTCATCGTTTCCGTTCTGCGAAAATGCGAATGTCCGGCGACAGAGTTGACCATGAAACGCTCGAGAACCAGCAAAGCGTGGATGCGCGAACACGTCAACGATTTCTACGTGCAGCGGGCGAAACGCGAAGGCTATCGCTCACGCGCGGCGTTCAAGCTGATCGAAATCAACCAGCGCGATCGCCTGATCGGGCGCGGCATGACAGTACTCGATCTCGGCGCGACGCCCGGCGGCTGGTCGCAGATTGCCGCGGGCCTGGTTGGGGCCGCCGGCCAGATCATCGCGATCGATTTGCTGCCGATGGAAGCGCTGCGCGGCGTGACGTTTATCCAGGGCAGCATCGACGACGACGCCGTCATGCAGCAATTGCGTACGGCGGCCGCCGCGCGCGGCGTTGATCTTGTTATTTCGGATATGTCGCCCAATATCTCTGGCATCGACGTGGTCGATCAGGCGCGCGTCATGGCGCTGGCCGAACGCACTCTCGAAATCAGCCGGAATTATTTGAAACCGGGCGGGCATCTCCTAGTCAAAGTTTTCCAGGGCCAGGGATTCGAAGCGTTTTTGCGCAGCATGAGGGCGTTGTTTACTGAGGTTGTCACGCGCAAGCCGGAAGCCTCGCGCGGACGCAGCAACGAGATTTACCTGCTCGGCAAGCGCCGACGAACGGTCGCTGCCGAGGCGGCTCCGGCACTGCCGCCGTCCTCGAAATAGGTTTAGAATGGAATCGTAAAAGCCCGTCTAAGACTCGCAAGGAGTCGAAAAAACGTCCCGCTTCGTTGTGACGTGGCGGGCAGCTTATCGGTTGTTAAATTTTCGCGCAGGATGCAGAAGGAGTCACCTTGAATAATATGATCAAAACTGTAGCGATATGGCTCGTGATCGCGCTTGTGCTGATGACGGTGTTCAACCAGTTCAGCACGCGCCAGACCGCGCAAAACCCGGTCGAATATTCCCAGTTTATCGAAGAGGTCAAACAGGGAAGGGTAGCGAAAGTCACGATTGAAGGGCGCGTGCTGAAAGGCGTGAAGTCCGACGGCAAGCGCTTCACGACCTATTCGCCGTCCGA encodes the following:
- a CDS encoding Crp/Fnr family transcriptional regulator, coding for MAKPRGARANRLLAQLPDEAFERLQAHFEPHAFALGDIVYEAGQLVDYLYFPTTAIISLLHTMRDGDTVEMAVVGYEGAAGVASFMGGKSMPYRLIVQGGGESFRIRNGPVKSEFERGGAFHHGLLRYTQALIIQIAQTAVCNRHHTLEQQLCRWLLLTDDRTPGAKQITMTHEMIAQMLGVRRAGVTAAAKHLSDLKLISYTRGHIMFIDRAGIEKRVCECYQIVKLEYARLLG
- a CDS encoding RlmE family RNA methyltransferase, producing MKRSRTSKAWMREHVNDFYVQRAKREGYRSRAAFKLIEINQRDRLIGRGMTVLDLGATPGGWSQIAAGLVGAAGQIIAIDLLPMEALRGVTFIQGSIDDDAVMQQLRTAAAARGVDLVISDMSPNISGIDVVDQARVMALAERTLEISRNYLKPGGHLLVKVFQGQGFEAFLRSMRALFTEVVTRKPEASRGRSNEIYLLGKRRRTVAAEAAPALPPSSK